The genomic window AGCTGACCAATTAACCATTCATAACCTTACCATCAGAGAAGATCATCTataataaatgttttgttttgttcacctTAGTGTACACCATCCGAGTTGAAGTCCGCACCACCCAAGGCCAGGcttctactgtaacagcaacCTTCAACCCAGACACAGGTAGGTCCCAGCTGGTACAATAATAACGCTCCTGAGTGCTCACATGCTCACTTGCTGATGATTTATGCTGACACCAATGCAATCTCAGTGGACATGTTGGCCCAGGGAGTCCATGGAGCTGATATGAAATGGGACCATACTTTTGGTTAATTTCTCATGAAGATATAGAATAAGAGTTTAGATCGTTGTGTTTCCCTTTCTATACCTGTTAGCCaacagttgtttttctttcaactttctttgtatatttttttctatttatatCCTTTTAATgatgattttctttctttcactttcAAACCCCCTCAAGATCCTTTGTGGTCCATCCCTAATTGTTATTTCCCCCCGTGTGTCCAAGGTGCTGTTGTAGTCCCCACCCCTGCCACCAGGATCAACACACCCTGGTACCACAGTGTGTGGTTTGTTGTCACTGCCACGCTGGTCGCCATGATTCTCCTGCTCATCATCATCGCCCTGTTCCTGCGGAGAGCTGGCACCAGGAAGCCGCCGTATGAGCGTCAGCGAGCACCCCTGGCCCCCCGGCAGAAGAGGAGGACACCCCTGGCTGAGTGTGTTTACCCCGCTCCAGACGGCAGCATCATGGTAGGAGGACATGCAGAACTTCAAGCACACGCAGATATTCTGCTTTTAGATTAAATGGAATTTTGTGATTGAACAGAGGATAACTTTGCATTGCCAGGTTGATTGTCATCAATGTCAACAGACAAAGCAGAATGAATTCAAAGTCAGCAATAGCCTTAGAGACTTTCATCTGAGTACAGTACGTACTCCAGTAACTCCAAAAGTGTTACTCACCGTTAGTCATATTGCCTTACAATTGAAATTTATAGAATATACTTTAATCATTCTATATTTCACCCTAATTGTTAGCTAAGGTTGAAAACAAGTCTTCTTAAATCTGCacattcatagatattcattgTGAATTGTATCAACATGCTGGGGTTGATTGAGTGTAGGGTCCTTCCAGACAATCAACATCACCAAACAAGAACATCATGAGGAGAGCTAAGTCCTTGCAGAGTGCTCAATACAATCATTTTGATGTTGTTCATATCCATGGGTATTGGGTAAACTCATATCTGtaattttattctatttcagacAATGCCAGCCATGAGACCGCCCACTGCGTCCAGCCGCCACACGCGCAGCATGGGTCGCGCCAGCCAGGCCAGCTACTCTCACCTGAACCCAGCATACGCCCACATGAACCGCGCCTACTCCCACACCTCCTTACACAGCAGCAGGAGCGGCATGATGGACCCGCTCGAGGACATCGTCGTGTCGGACAAGCTGTCGGGGAAATTCCTGGACGATGACGATGACGCCATGTGGGACGGTCATGTGCCTGCAGATAGTGGCCTGGTCAGTATGTACTCTGTAAGTATCCTTTCTTCTAGTCTAGCACTGTTCTTGTTCCATCTTCACTCTAGGCACTTAGCATGCACTAACTGTTAACATTCCCCCAATACTTAACTCAACTGACCTTCCCGGTCATCACTTTAAGGTGTGTAGTGTCTTGACATCTTTAAAcatctttgaaaaaaagtggGAAAATGATCTGACATTCCCAGAACAATCAAGCACATTTAAGTAATGATCGAATATCCATGAGAGATTCTctgaagagaaagaaaaatgcATCATGAGCTATCACCTTGATTGTTGAGGATTTGCTACATGCTGAAGTCTGCTCAGACTATGTTTGACCTATCCATGCAATGATAATAATTTACTGTGACCTcagttctggaaaaaaaaacatgtacataaatctATGAACCCATTGATAAAATGTCCTGGCAGTTGTGTGGAAATCCTTCTGACCTGACCCTTGTGCATGTTTCAGTACGACCCTGATGAGGTGGAGAGCAGTGATGGCAGCATCAGCTTCCAGAAGGAGCACACCATGTTCACCGACACACATCTATGAGGGCGGAGAGCCCAAGAAGTTGTAGCACAAACTAAGGGGATTTTCCCAGGGTCTATCTGCCATGATGTACACTTGCAAAAATAATCACCATTTTtataaacaatgaaaaaaatctttcagAAACTTATCTTTTAAAAGCACTGAAATTGTGGCTGCCAAACCCTGGGAACATTCCTTACTGAACTTGTAAAAGAGACAATATTTTTTTACCAGGTTTCTAAAGAATAATTACCTCTTAGAAAAAATATTGTGTGTCCAAGATGAAGTATGTAAGATATTTTTTGAAAAGTGATTGGCAGAGATTTTCTGGTGATTAGTTGTAAGTTCATTGATAATACCAGAAAGCCATTGTATTGTACAAAACCTTTTTACATTTGCCAGTGATATCTCGATCAGTTTACCTTGCTAGTTAGCATTTCAACGATTCAAGAATGTTTTTGGCTAGTTGTGACAGTTTTGATATATGCAACAAATTATCATCATAAGGTACTCTAACTTATAATCTTGGGAATGTAACAATGTGTCACAGGTGAGAAAATTATACTTATGAATTTTGTACAAATATAATACCAGGTCTGAAAGCAATAACTTTGTGTTCCTACACTACACTGCACCGGCACACCAGAAAAGAAATGTAAGGGCTCAAATATGTATTGTTTAAGTGGTCACCAAAATGTTCTTGTTTCCTTGAAGCATGACTTCAAGATGATTTCAAGCTTGTTTGGCTGAAATGGTGCAAAATACAAATGATGACTTGGGTAGagtcttctttcttttgattGTTATGAATGTGCTCTTTGCATCGTTCAAAATGTCCCTactaacatgtaaatgtatgttgGGGCGTTTTAGCTTCATTGATGTTCCCTCATCAGCTGCAATGTCAGTTTTTGCCATTGTTCCATAGCAAACTTGCCACTTTATAGCAATATGATGTACAGCAGCACGTTTTGTGGGTTACTTACAAACAAGCAATGATGCCAAGAACTTATGCCAAAACTCTTCAACAGCAAACCACAAGTAATCTTGCCACCAAACATTACCACGGAATTGCCAGAACTTAATGAACTTCCACTTGAGGTTGGCTTTACTATGTATGTGCATCTTATCAGCATCTTAGGATCTTGCCATAAGAATTGACTGATTAGTGTTCTTCAAAATGATTCCCTGGGGTGCATGCTTAACCTAAGATGATATTCTTTGACAGGCTACATTTGAGCTTCTTGGTGAATTTTATGTGAATTACTGTGTCTGAAGCATTTTCCACAAGCACTGCTGTAGGCATGTATAGCAGTTTGATCTATGCACAAATAGATAGAGAACACTCCTGTTTGAAACAGGCTGAATACAGTGAATATTTAGTTCAGTTGTGACGTGTATGAAATGATTTAGTACCTTTTTGTTGGATAATTTATCTTTGATATTGTTGTGAGTTTTCAACTTAGTTGAAGCTTTGTGTGGAGTATGAATATGTTTATGAGCTACATGGACATGTAAGTGCCAAATTGCTTTACTGTACAGATTTGGTAGTTTCGTTTGTTGCATGGATTTTGATGGAAACATTAATGAAGAATTTTGTTCATTGCTTTGTGTCTGTGTGgaaattttgtacaaagaatTTGAAATGAATAAATTGAGATTTTATTAGTTACAAACTTGTGTACAATGTTGTAAGAAAGGAAAAAGATCGTTTGCTCCTCTGTTGTATTTGTTGAAGAGAGCCAATGACACGGACTCAGAGAGTACGAACTTGCCACAGCGTGTCATATAATGTAAGTGCTAAAGGTGCGCTCAATAACAAATTTGGTCACATTCCAATGGGTTTGACAGACATAACGTCAAGCGAAATCAGACGTCCCCCATCAGGTGAATAAAGGTAGTACGAGAATTTCATTTTTTAGATGCCCTCTAAAATTTGTCCTTTTCCCATGATCCCTTTTTAGCTGTTAGTTTATCAACGATTTGCTTATTTTAGAAACCCGCACTGTGTAAATACTCAAGGAATACCTTCCGCTCAATGATTGTTCGTGTTAATAATAATCTCTCAAGGACGTTAACGTTTGTTCTACTTCGCAGAGGTGATAACACAACTTCATTTAAGGTTGATGTAGGCTGGCTTGTAGTCCGATAATCGTTGAAGAAACCGACCACCATGTTTCGCACAGTGTGTCTGTTGGCGCTTGCCTCCCTGTCTGTGGCGTACGATGCAGGTCTGCGTGGGTCTATCTACTTCGCCATCGACGGCATCAACCGCGGCAGTGGGCTGGACAACCAGCTTGTGTTGGAAGAAGTGCTACGTTCTGCTGAAGTGGTAGGAATGACCAATCCACATCACTAGATTTACatccattttttgtgtgttaagCCTTTCCCTTTATCTCATCTTGCCATGCTGACGTGCTGTTGTCTGGTATATCTCCTCCCAGATCGTGTCTCGTGTGGAGACCCAACACAAGTTCACTGTCCGTTTGGCCTACTCGGAGTGCCGGAACGGCGCGGCCGATGCTTTGGCAGCCTCACAACGGTGCCCGTGCAGGATGCGCACAGGGTGAGGGGATCGTTTGTGGTCGTCTACGATGAGATTTCAGTTATCCATTTGatgaaaatcaaacattttattGCAAATGCAAAATAACGCTTAGTTTTCCTAAGGTTATACTTTTGCATCATTTGCATGCGAATAAATCACTAACGGCAACGTCAGGCACAACCGGTACAAACACTAGTCTGATTTGAATCTGTTCTGTCGTTCTCCAGAGTGTGGAGTGCACGGCTTCTGTGACTCAGGTTTTGTCGGACGCTGGTGTGGGCAGGCGTCTTGTCGGTACTGACTGTGGGGGAGCGGCGAGCCTTGATGCCCAGACCGATGAATCCCTTGGCCTCCTCACCGACGCTGTCTCCGCCAGTGTGCCGGGGACGTACGAGGCCGGTCAGCGCGGCTCCATCTATTTCGCCATCGACTCCATCAACCAGCGCAGCGGGCTGGACAACCAGTGGGTACTGGAGGAGGTGCTGCGCTCCGGAGAGCAGGTAAAAAGTGCACGGTGGCTGCTAGTCTGCTCATTTTTGTGGACTGTAATGCGCCAGAAGGGGCATGGTTTCGCTGTTTAGGGCAATATTGAACGCCGTTGTGACATTGACCGCGTCATAGGAGTGGATTTATCAGTCGTGGTCGTGCGCGAGATGAACAGAGCTATGCGTAGGAACAGACAGGTAACCATACATTGTCCTGTTGTAAGCTTCTCTGGTGGATCTGTTGTAAACTTCTCTGGTGGATCTGTAGGGATGCTCAAGATGATGGCTTACCGCTTCAAGATCAACCAGTTGACTGTTGATGACTTCCGTTTCAGCATGGCCTttttatattgtttttggtaGAATTTCAGTTTAAGTTTAGACAATGGAAATGTCCTCACACCTCGCGCTCCAGGTTGTGTCTCGGGAGGAGTCTCGCCACAGTTTTGCTGTCCGCCTGGCCTACTCCGACTGTCCGAACGGGGCCGCTGACGCCGTGCTGTCGGCCCAGCGCTGCAGTGTGCCGGATCCACACAGGGTGAGACAACTGTGGTCCTATCTCTCCTCTTCGGGTCGTATCTACACCTCATGACTAAATGTCTTTACCCTGTATGTTTAAGAGACTCTGTGAAGATTTAGAATGTTGCAATTTGAGATTTCTACAGCTGTTGACCTATTAGAGAATCACGGGGATCACATTTTGTAGAGGAAATGTTTTTGATGCTCATAAATGTGCAAAAGCCCGTTTTAAGTCAGGAAAGCAGAACAGTAACTATACCGAGATGTGCTTGTGATTTCTCTTCAGAGTCAAGATTGCAAGGGTACTGTGATCCAGTACGTGTCGGACAGTGGTGTGCGCAGACGAATTGCAGAGCTCGAATGCGGCGCAGTCCAAGCGAGCCAACTGCAAGCCTCCGCGTCTGAGCGGGACGCCGTCAGGCCCATCCTGTCCGCCAGCCTGACGGCCATCATTCCTTTCACGTCGTACGATGTGGGCGTGAGCGGCTCCATCTACTTCGCCATCGATGCAATCAACCGCGGCAGCGCGCAGGACAACCAGTGGGTGCTGGAGGCGGTGATGAAATCAGGAGagcaggtaacgttacaataaCTGAATTGTTTTGTGATTTTGGGAGAGTCCGAGTCCGAAAACAGGCACTCTCCTCTGGACGGAATTAAGGGTTCGTTTCTCAACAGTCGTAACGCTTTGGTGGAACCTTGGACAATACCAGAAGCTGacgtgttacatgtaacgttatattttatgggggat from Branchiostoma lanceolatum isolate klBraLanc5 chromosome 4, klBraLanc5.hap2, whole genome shotgun sequence includes these protein-coding regions:
- the LOC136433515 gene encoding uncharacterized protein — protein: MFRTVCLLALASLSVAYDAGLRGSIYFAIDGINRGSGLDNQLVLEEVLHRVSCGDPTQVHCPFGLLGVPERRGRCFGSLTTVPVQDAHRSVECTASVTQVLSDAGVGRRLVGTDCGGAASLDAQTDESLGLLTDAVSASVPGTYEAGQRGSIYFAIDSINQRSGLDNQWVLEEVLRSGEQVVSREESRHSFAVRLAYSDCPNGAADAVLSAQRCSVPDPHRSQDCKGTVIQYVSDSGVRRRIAELECGAVQASQLQASASERDAVRPILSASLTAIIPFTSYDVGVSGSIYFAIDAINRGSAQDNQWVLEAVMKSGEQEVSDVESVHRFAIRIAYSDCQKGTMNAETATIRCPVPEPHRSQDCSGSVVQQVSDSGGVRRRVEDVQCGVPTLQVASVPIQG